The window CACAGGGTGTGGATATCCTTGACTGTGCACTGTTTGCCCTTCCACATAACCTGACACTAGATGCCCCTTTTAGTTATTTTATAGGTGATAAGATCGCTCAACTAAATATTGTTTTCGTCTTGCAGCTCTTTTGGCTTCAAGGTGTTACTCACATGGAAAGCAAGAGACTGATGAGGAGTTTGATGCCCGCTGGGTCACCTATTTCAACAAGTCAGACATTGATGCATGGGAGCTGAGGAAAGGTACGTTCATGGCATGATGAGAAAGCAAAATCATTAGAAGCATtatgaacataaaaatatatgtaaatcagtaaatacACAGTTTCAAACAGGTAAGGCAGAGATTTTTCAACTAGCAGAGATTTGGTCTGATCTAGGATCTGGAGTGTCACAGGATTTGTGTACTAATGTGATGAAGCACCTTGATTTGTCAGGTATTCATCGGATATTACTACAGTATGAAATGtctgatatactgtacaatCATATGACCTCTGAAATACAAACAGTAAAGGGTATAATTTAACAAATATGCCAAATTTCTGTTCAACTTTCACTTATATCCTGTAAGTGTGAGCAGTGTTGCAGTCAACCTACGAGTCTTTGATCTAGTCATCACTTATAATTAGACCTCAGGAGGAGTTTTCAGCCAATCTATTTTTTCAACTGTGGTGCTCTTAGCCTCTCAATGTGcttttgcagtttttatttgtgttgataCTTTCAAATGCTAAGTGTTTAAATGCTAGGTGTTTAAATACAAGCAGCTGTAAAAGAGCGCTGCCTATGATAATATACAAAAGTTGCCAAATTTAGGATTTAAATCTGCATGGTTAAAAACAAGTATTGAGGGTCATTATCCAGCCCTACTCTGAGCTGCTGGATTTGTATCATTCTGATAAAGAAAAGGCACAGCAGAAGAGATTATTTCAGTGGAGGGACAGAAGGGGAAAGATAACAGGTTTGTTATCAAGTGAGAAATGATAAGACCAGAAACTCAGGAAATGGCTCAGTAGGAACTCCTTTTGGTTGAACTTAACATTACAATGTCTGCAGGATGTCCTTTCTAAATAGTTACAAATGAGGTGgtttgtgttagtgtttgtgttccTAACTTGTATATTTcaaagattatttttctttattggaAGAACACAGCTTTAAGATGGTATTAACAGATAAGACTGCCaatattttttcaatattttctcattcttttttttcagttagttagttaattTCTCACTCAGTCAGCCAATCCCACGAAAATACCAAAACCAACCGTGTGTGTTATTCCATCTCTCAAAACTTTACACCGTTCCTGACTGAGTGTCACAGACAGGGTAGCCCCATTCAATTCagctgaagacataaatctttaaaaacaagtcataaatatcaaatttcatttttaaaaacggCTAATTCATCTCAtgaaacagctgggcactgtatgttttttttagcaaacattacccAAAAGGCGTAAATCGTGCATTTGtttagggactattttcagccacagattaatacacattcgATGCGCTGGTGATTATTTTTGGCTCCAGTATGGTGCACGTGGGATCAcctcaaaataaactgcagtgccCGTGTTCATTGTATTGAGCAAGTATGTCACCCAGAGCAACGGTGTGGCttatttatggaggtttatttttattgtttacaatttaaaaaatgtagaatatttgCAGCCTCGTTGTTTAGTCAACAGATAAAATGAAGTGGAAAATGAGGCTGAtagtgtctgtttttatttctgtctttgtctgtcatttaaaaactgtgatTTCATGTTTCAGGGATGAACACGCTGATTGGTTATGATCTGGTACCTGAGCCAAAGATTCTCGAGGCCGCACTGAGAGCCTGTCGGAGGTTAAACGACTTGGCCAGCGCTATCCGAATTTTGGAAGCGGTGAAGGTGAGAGAAAAGCTCTGCGTCTGAGCTGGCTAATAATTCAGCTAGTAAGCATCTTTGCACTTGTTGGTTATCGGTTAATGATTAACGGGGTTTATCGCTTGTTATTTCTGTAGGATAAAGCCGGCCCCCACAAAGAGATCTACCCATACCTGATCCAGGAGCTGCGGCCAACATTAGATGAGCTTGGAATCTCCACACCTGAAGAGCTTGGCATTGACAAAGTATAGATGAGTAGGTATCAAAACAATCTgatcagttgtttgtttttcctccacaaATGTGTCACAAGATGGCAGTCTAACagagattttgtttgtttgtctcagATCTAAAGACGGTGGACATCCCCAGGACACAGAACCCTTGTACTTACATGTTTGCCTCATATAATACGTGTGATATTTAATTTGGCCTTTATTACGTTCTTTTGCTTGTAAAATATTGATGAACCTAATAAAGGAAAGTGTATCTTTTATTGAGTGTCACAAGTATTTTgggatattttaaaaatagtttgagTATGTATTGAAGCAATACTTCATTATGAGTTGCTTTAATAGAGAGCAGAAAGTCACTTTATGGTGCATGTCATCTGAGTGTCTGGACATTCTTGTGAGAGTCACATTTCGCCACCAGGGAGCAGCGTTTTCACGTGAATGTAAAAACCATTCTACTGTACTGAGTCAATCAATATTGcatctgttttcatttcagggAAATTTTACATgctgataaaataaacatgttcaaatgGCAAATGGTGTAATGTTATTATCAACACAATAACTGAACAACCACTTCCTGAATTATTCTCAAAGCTCTGAACAGGGAGCACTTGATGTACTTCATGTGTACTTGATAGTATTTGTAGTTGGAGTTCTGCAGTATTTTGAGTGtatttagattagattagattatttgATTAACAGAAAGTTAATCCCTGACTATTCTGGATAACTGAttaacatctttttattttatagtctttttttttggtaaaaaagCAAGAACTTCACTGGTTTCAGCTCTCTGAAAAGGGaatatttgctgatttttcTAGTTatagtaaatttaatatcttttggatttggacaacaaacaacagagcATTGGGAAATTGTGacagttttcactattttctgccattttatagaACAGAATGAATTGATGGAGAAAGagatcagcagattaatcagtgATGAAAATGGTTGTTGGCTGCAGCCCtgatttaaaaatgagtcaTGAGTATAACAAGGTTATTAGCTTAATCAAAGTGAGCAGAAGATGCCTCCAAggtgtgtgtactgtatctATCAAGCTCAAGGATATTAGAAGGTAAAACCAACTGGCTGAATCTAAATTGTAATTGTGTTGTTTCataatataaagaaaacattgtttttgctAAGAAAGCAAAAGGTGTGCTTATTGGCAAGATACATTTAGATATGAAAGTAACTTAAGTTGTGTTAGTTATTTTAGAGCTCTTTTTCATTGGAGGCTTGaatttttaattattcataAAAACTGTAGTGATGAAAAGTAACAAAGGTATCACCAAGCCAAAATAATATTTCAGAGTATTTATCAAGCTTCAAGagtcttttttaaaagtgttcaTTGACATGCTGAAGAAAAGACCAAAGATTATTGCCAAAACATTATATATAATGGGAGAATTCTaatctcttttttattattcgataaaaaataaacacacatctaCATCTGTTTTTGATGCTTTCTACATCTCAAAAAGTgagatttatatataaaaaactaTACAAGTAAACCACTGGCTTACTAGGTAAAATATAAAAGGGACTGCTGATACCTGCCATTTGAAAAAGTCTAAAATTCTCCTTCTGCTCCTGCTTCAATGTCACTGTAACTGGGTTCAGTGCATCTGAGTGAACAGAGAAGTTATGACATTTGAGAGGAATGACTGAAGACAGACTTTTTGTCATGTAAAGAGAAAAGATAATGATTTATTGAGTGCCAGTGGAGTGGTTCATATTGCTGCGTTGGAGACCCAAACaccaaagtttatttatatgcacaggttaaaatcacacaaatacacacaaacaacaagaaaaaaatcaatgtgcAGGGAGAGGAAAAAGCCTACTAGGTTTattgtgaaaaaacaaatggGATTATGAAACCAaaattaaagcttttttaaaatgtgctctAATGGGTTTTAAGGACAAAGACATTTGTAGTTCCGTATCTGATGGAAAATCGACCTCTGGAAGATGAAGATTAGATGATTGTTTGGTGTGAATATGAGAATTAGTTTTAAAATAAGACCTGAAATGGTCTGGAATACTCCCCTCCTTgaattacagtatatatttaagTACATATTTGGAAAATGTTAATATCATAGATTGTGAGAAACTGAGTTTCTTGAAATAATGAATTGAACATTCTGCAAAACATTGTGATACTATCATTACTTGCTCTGCTCCGGGTTGGTGAAGAATACTCTTGTATTTTTGTAAGTGTCCTTTTCATGCCCATGAATTCACCATTTCACTGCTAGAGTGTGAATAAAttatgtcaagtcaagtcatttTAATCTATCGCCTAATATCACAAATTTTCCTCAAATCTTCGTCTGTACAgcatacaacatcctctatctttaaaaaaaaacgcctcacccaaaaaaaacttgaacggggaaaaatggaagaaacctcaggaagagcaacaatGATTTCTTTTCTAATATAAGCAATGTTTTTACCTTAAGCTCTACGAAAAAAGAAGCCTTAATTACCTCAAATCTTATTCTTGTCTTCGATTTCTGCCGCTAACCTGTTGTTTGTCAGCATGTGTTAACAGCATCTGCCTCGGGCTTTTTATAGAGGCGGTGGGAGTCAGTGTGATCACTGATTACAAGACAGCAAGATGACCAGCATTGTCTCATAAGGTATTGGTCTGTTAATAGAGGCACATTAGATGTTCACAGAGGTGCCAGAAATGcagttaaaattgtttttttttagccaacCAAAAGTCAAAAAAGCACAATTTCTCATGTTTGGGGCTCCAAGAAACCAATGAATATAGTTAATTCCACCATAAATATAAGAATTAAAGAcgaaaaaaaggatcaaataaaacatataacctCTGACCCATTTTTTTGTCTGGGCACTTCTACACAGTCTCTGTTAAATGTAAGCCTATTTAATCCTACTCCAAAGAAACTTAAAGTACAATGACTAGTGAACCATGACTTTACAGCCAGAATGAATTTGCATCTAGTGTGAAATGCAACCAATGTAAAGGTGAGGAGAGTAGAAACTGCCCTGTGAGTGGAGAGGTCAGAGCCATTTGCAATGTGAACACAGCTCCTGACTAAACtgctttgttgtatttttagcaGGGATCGTGTAACCTCAATAACCACACaaatgtacagtgtgttttaGCTTTAGGGTGGGATTTCCTTGTGAAGTGGCTGTGGGTTGCTCCACAGACATGTAGGCAAGGAAACCCACTTTTTACGAGCTTTACGCACGGGGCGGGCCTTTCATTCATCCAAGTTGGGGGTGTAGACCAAAGACAATCAAAGATGTTTGAGTTTCCATGCGCAGTGACCAGGGAGGCAAAGCGCAGAGCATTATTACCCCTCCTCCAGCTCCGACCGCTCCGGCCTCCACACTGCGGAGGGTTTCTAATCACATTTGATCAGAGGAATCGTTtctattaaagaaaaaaagaaagaaagaaagaaagaaagaaacaggtCATGCGATGCGATTTATTTCTGCCGGAGGACAGAAGGAAAAACTAGACACGACCTGTTGGCGATGATGGATTACTCCAAGGCACAAATGGTGAGTGTCGACGACTGTTTGCTCCCACGCAAATGACGATTAATGCAGACATTATCAGGAACATCTGCTGTTCTTTTAAGATGAAGTTTCCACTGTAGTTTTTGTTCAGGTTAAAGGTTTATCATAAATATCAATGTAgactttgtttacattttttttctgcactgtGCAATAAAGTTGATTTATTTTTCCGTTTCTACAAACTGAAGAATCGATTGAAAAATAACCCAATCGTCAATTCTCCCATATTTAAGTTGATTTTAACAAAGTGGGAACACAGCAAATGTTATTGAACAACATTAGTACTCTGGTACTAATTTGTCCTCGAGTTAATTATTGCGTTTTCTGTTAATAAGTGGTTCAGGCCATTAAGCATTGTTTCACTTTAATCCACAATTAATTTTAGGCGGAGCCAGACTCCCtttgaaaaagtttaattaaattcaattgAACATGGACTGCATATAATTGACTGGACTGTGTATAATTTCATAGATACAGGATACAGAGTATTTAAACAGCAATTTGGTTACCTTTGCCTCCTTGAGTATACTTGTTGAATGCATTTGCCTGTGCACTGGGGGAGGGCAAATCAAATCTAAAACAGAGagccaaacaaacacatctaaGTAATATATGAATTAAATTCTCCCCATGGTGATTTATATAGTCAGAGGAGAGCAGTTCTGCCGGGTTTCCCCAGTCCAGTCCTGCTGGGGTGAAGCTGGAGGCGATGatggagcagctgcagagacAACAAGGGGCCAAACTGGAGATGAACCTACAAGACAAACACCTTCTTCAAGCCAAGCTCCTGTTTGCTCAACACGCTGCTGCAGCGAGAGCTTCTGGCTCCAGACTAGACTCTgtgttatttggcaaagcagaTGGACAGACTTATCAAGCAGTTCAACAAGCTCTGAACAGCCATCCGAGCAGAACAGAcgcagaggaagaagatgaagacTCGGACGAGGAGGAACAGGACATGATGGAGCCTGAAGAGAACGATGaagtggaggaagaggatgatgagAACGGGCCttatcagcagcagctgaagaagCCTGGACTCCAGCAGGTTCCaggcttctctttctctccgtaTGCCGCAGCTCAGTCGGCCGCTGTTAAGCAACTGTCTGCGTCTCCACCTTCAGCGATAAAACAGGAGCCTGAGGAGAAGGAGCTGTTGTCTCCTGCTGGCCAACACGCCTTCACATCATCCAATGGGTTCACTGACTGGGGCTTCGATGAGCCGTTTAAACAAGTAAGTTATCTTTGATTTGAGGACCaaaatgttgttctgtgtttctttgATGTCTCTTAGAGTaaattttagaatattttcttCTTATAAAATCCATTGTAATGTCTCTGTCAGCATTTTAAAGGTTAAAACATCACTTCATCTgtacagagagaaaatgaacatCTGTAATGCTCCTTTCTTAgttggtgtgtgttttatctcaGTGATAATTGTTGACTTCTTCCTGCTGGGAGTCCTGCTGCCTTCTCTTTCCTCGCATGTGGAGGATGGCGTGTGTCCCTTTTTGGCAAGATGCCCGAACCCGATAGTGTTTAATTACTGGCCAGGCCAGAGATCTTTCCTTTAACCGTACTTCACCTCATGTCTCAATCTTTTGAAGAAAAGCATTCTCACCTCTGGCTAAGCTAATTGGTCTTGGCTGCGGCCCAATCCCAACTGTTAAAAGCAACCGGTTTAGGCCTGACAGATTGGAGTTAAAATCAGAGCAGCGGATTAATGAAATAGACTCAAGCATATATTTCTGGACAGGGCTGGCCTCAAGGGTTAACAACTACAAGCTATAGCTGAGTAGGGTGGAGGATTGCTCTCTCACTGTATCCTCCTCATGTAAAAAGATTGTATTGAATATGAAATCTTTATGAGCACATTGCAAGAAACAGAGGGTCCCctcatggattttttttcccctctttatGTAGGCCAATCTGATTGGTTCTTCTGTGTATGTTTCCCTTGCAAAGGCCCCACTTCAATACAATACATTATGATTAATGAGGCCTGTGGGCAGAGGGACAGCTGGACAGCTCAGTGCCTCACAGCATACCAGTGAGCAACTACCCATAAAGTTTACTGTAGTTTCAGTGGAGCAGAATGGCTTTTAGGCTTTGTTATCAGGAGTAGTTTTACACATCTCCTGGtaatatttaacagatattttacatttactgtccTTACTTTGCCTCATTTTTGGTAAACAGTAAATGTGGAATCAGCTCAATGATCGTAAAAAAGTTTGGTTTTCAATGTCTTTTTAAAACCTCGATAGGCCCAGAACAGCTTGCTGTTGACGTAGCTGTAGTTCAGTGGATAGCTTTGCATAATTTAGCTGTCGCTTGGCAACACTAAGAGGCAGCTTAATTCAGCTGTGAGTAATCAATACATTAGCCTATATAACTGCAGAGggaatgtgtttccttttttcagcCCAACATACAGTACCTAAAGACTGCATTAAAAACATCTCttctattttaattaaaacacagtaatgaTTTGTGGGAGACTGTTGttaaaattaattgtttttcctttgcttAAAGCACCTTAAACCTTAACAGCCATAAGCACCTTAAACCTCAACAGTCACAGAACAGCTGTGACCTATATGTGTGAAAATTTGCAAACATCTTCACATGTTGTCCGATTAACTTTGGATGCTGT is drawn from Thunnus thynnus chromosome 5, fThuThy2.1, whole genome shotgun sequence and contains these coding sequences:
- the cox5aa gene encoding cytochrome c oxidase subunit 5Aa, producing the protein MFRAAVRLSVSGVRSLTRTQPGSQALLASRCYSHGKQETDEEFDARWVTYFNKSDIDAWELRKGMNTLIGYDLVPEPKILEAALRACRRLNDLASAIRILEAVKDKAGPHKEIYPYLIQELRPTLDELGISTPEELGIDKV